The DNA window GAACATAGCAGCCAAGACACCGGCATTGACGGCAACAGGCGCAAAAGCGATAACAAGCAGCCGCATTAGCGATTGAGTGGGGTGGATCTTGTTCCTGCTCGTTGGATTGTTCTCTGGCGTAACACCGGTTTGAGCGTTGACAAACAGGTATGGCAATATTGTCACGACAGCAAGCATCAATGGCGAGAAAATCTCACTGAAGAAGATGTTGGCAAAAGGGGCTCGAGGAACATCAGCTGAGGCTTTGGCAGATGGGTCTCCAAGTGTCTTGCGTTTGTAACCAGTAAGACGAGTTCGGGAAAGACGGCAGTACGAGATCCAAGATGAAGCGTGGCTGCGGGAATTACCACGCGACAACCAACGAAGGTAATCTCGGTAATCAATGAAGAAGTCTGTCCAAGCGAATTGATGGGGGTTGTACAGGAAGGGCGAAATAGTCAGAGCAAGAAGGGTGATCCAGAAGTAGATCAGGACACCCTTCCAGACTGTGAGGGTTGCGAACAAAAGCATCATGAGCAAACGAGCGCCGAAGTAAATAGCTGGTCCAGCGAATCTCGAGTACAAGACACCAAAAGGAATACGTGCTGTAGCGAAACCACGACCTGTACCAATATATCGCGCACCACCGAACGAAATATTCTGCTGTACAGAGTTCGCGTAGATCTGACAGACGAAAACTTCGAACATGAGCGACAAGGAGCAAAATTGCTTCATCAATCGAATGAAAGCACGCCAAATGCCACGTTCCGAAAGTTCCTGGACGATGAGGGGAATGAAAGAAAGGAACAGAACGAAAAGAATGGACACGATACATCGGTAAATCCAGTCCGTAAGTGCATCAGTGTTGGCGCAGCCGGTAGGGTAGAGAGGATCAGTGATGGGAACATTTCGGTTGTAATCGCAGGCGATTGTTTCATGACGGAGAGCTCCAAGGTTGACCATAGTAATCATGAACATCTGTACTGAGAACATGATGAACATGTTGTTCAAGTGGAAACCAGGATGGGCGTAGTAGAATGACAAGAACCGATCCAGAGGCAGTTGAGTACCCAGGTAGTAATACTCGCGCGACAAGAATTGTTCACCCATACCAGTACCAATCTTGGTTGTGAAGTTGAGAACGGAGCCGAAACCCAAATCACGACCCTTGCCACATTGGAAGTATTCGCATTGCTTGATTCGTCCTCCACGGAGGAGAGCGGTCATACCAGCGTAAATATCTTCGTTCAAGTGAAGACCTTTCTGGGCCTTTGAAACACCACCACGAGTTGTCATGAAAATACCATTGAGGAAATCGGGATGTCCGTAATGAAGCTTACCGCCAATCTGTGCCATGGTTCGAGCAAACAGTGTACCGAACGTTTGTTCCTTTCCTGCAGCGATATCACCGAGAATACCAATGTTCTCGGAGAAAATATACTCACGAGCACCCAGGATAGCGACAGGCGAGGCGACATCATTCTTGACACCGGGAGTATAAGGAGATACATTGTCGGTCTTCATCTCCTCGAACTCGGCGAGAACACTACGGATCTTAAGGCACTCTTCCAGATAGTTGTCTTGGTTGGCATCGATGAGCTGGATATATTCGCCACGGTAGAAGATGATTGAGTGGTTCTGGTTGTCAGACTTGCCGTCACCGAGAATGGGGTTGCCAGAAAGCTGAACACGAAACTTGGGACGTCGCATGCCGTTCTCCATGACTTCAGAATGACCATCAATAAGAACCGAGTACAAGCGAGGCTCTTCGCCTTCGGCAACTGGAGGCTCTTCATCAAGATAAGCGATTTGGAGGTCAGGATAGGCGCGAAGTAAGAATTCGGCGttttccatctcttctttcttgaaCTTTGAAAATCTCTGCATAGAAACGACAATCTTGAACTTGCGACGGGCCATACGCTCAAGCTCGCGCTCAAGCTTGTCAGTATTACCGCCGAACATCTGCACAACTTCAGGGTTCTCAACGCGATAGAGAAGTTTGATGGCACGACTGTAGTTCATGAAGCCAGAGATAGTACGGTAGAGAGTCTGGAAACGAAGAGAAGCCCAGATACGCGTACGGAGGGTGTACTCAGGCGCAGAAGATTTAAATCCAATGCAATAGAAGGGCAGATCGTcaatcttggtcttggcAGTGTTCTTCTCGTCCTTGTCGGTTTCTCCATTCAATTGAGAGGTCTCATCAGCCAGAATCTTCGTGTCTTTGACGAAGCAGTCCCATTCATGAGGGTGAAGTTGTTTCAAGTATTCCAAAAGCGTAACTCGAGAGTAAGGTTCATCTTCTCGAATGATTTCACGAAGAGAGAGAAGGATTTTCTCGCTGTAATGCGGAATCATGACAGTGAAAGTGGGCATATTGTCGACTGGCAAAGGCTCTGGGATAGGTGTGGACAGGGATTGGGCGAAGAATGAGATTCGACGCTCCGCTTCACTGTACGCAGGGAAATACTCGGTTTTGAAGGAATGGTCTTCCTGGGAAATGAAAAATGTCGGGGCTCGCAGAGTTCGCTTACCCTCCTGCTCTGAAGGAACTTGGTGATACAGCAGCTTCTGGACATGCTCAATAGCCAAGAGATGCTCACGATACATGGAGATGACGATGGCGTTCCAGACTTGAGAGATGAGAACCTTCGGTTTGTACTTAATCTCCATATCCGTTGTCGCAAGGATCTTCGAGTAGACACGCTTGGGGAGACGAGAAAAGACGTTCCTCCAAGGGGTTAAGATAGAAGATCCTATATAGAAGGATCGGGCAACAGAGAAAACAGTGTTCAGTAGAACATACCATAGGTACGTAtcgaggaagaaaaagatgaCATCTGTGAAGGCCATCAGGGCCAAGACAATTGTTGGGTGCCATCTGCAAAGCTGATTGCCTAACAGAAGCTTGTCTCCCTGACATGAGTCGACGTTCATGATGGTCAAGTATCGAATGGGATCACGGAATGACAAAATCAAGTAGATGTAAGAAACACCCATCTTGACACCAAAAACAACAGCCCAAAGTCCATAAGACATTGCCATATCGTTGCCGCGGAGCGTGGGCCAGCTGGCAGTAAAGGTTTGACTGGCAACGTACTTCCTGTTCTTTGTAGATAGGTAACTGCCAAAAAGGCCGCCGAGTGGCATGAtagaaaagaagatgaaCGTAATCAGTGCAATGACGAAGTGAACAATACCAATTGCTGTGTCGATCTTCTCCCCACCAATTCCCTCCAGGAAGAAAACCTTGATACCAGGAGCGATGTTTAGTACCAGGATAAATATCAGGAAAAATAGTTTCTTTGTAAGATGCTGAGCACCAGCCCATCGTCGGGGTACGTATGCCCACTCCGCGAGAGTAGCAAGAACTTGGATCAGAGAAGCAATAGCACCGCCAAAGCCAACGATAGAAAACGACTTGGCTGTTGACGGAGACTGGTTAACCTGCTGTTCGTATTTAGGGCCGACAAGGATGCTTGGGGCATTGTGGGAGGTGTAGAACCAGAACATGGTCAGATGGATAATCCAGATGCGGTTGAAGTTGACCAGAAGATGGAACCAAGAACGAGATTCGCGGTAAGTCTTGAAGAAACACTTCTTCCAGTTCACATCCTTCAGCTTGACGTATCGCTCGGCAGGTGGCACATCCACAAGCTTACTCTTATCGTGGAGAACGATGCGATCGATACCCTCGGGGTACCAAAAAAGCTGGTTACAATCATCATAAC is part of the Fusarium poae strain DAOMC 252244 chromosome 4, whole genome shotgun sequence genome and encodes:
- a CDS encoding hypothetical protein (TransMembrane:17 (i491-512o540-559i579-598o610-635i668-688o719-738i745-767o1398-1419i1431-1454o1489-1508i1515-1533o1609-1628i1649-1672o1692-1715i1724-1742o1798-1823i1846-1870o)~CAZy:GT48), with the translated sequence MSGYPGGGQRDHYDDGYSHPQGGNQQQGGNTDSYYQDDQYYDQGYDNRGPNNHSNNNNDGYYDESGYYNADPNNPYQNDGGYYDGHDQYQDGYYDNGQGGYYDQDYDRGYQGQGARQGSEEDSETFSDFTMRSDMARAAEMDYYGRGDERYNSYNDGQRGYRPPSSQISYGGNRSSGASTPNFGMDYGNALPPGQRSREPYPAWTSDAQIPLSKEEIEDIFLDLCSKFGFQRDSMRNVYDHLMILLDSRASRMTPNQALLSLHADYIGGDNANFRKWYFAAHLDLDDAVGFANGLGKGRKKKGNKKKKKDPEASEAETLQDLEGDDSLEAAEYRWKTRMNKMSQHDRVRQIALYLLCWGEANQVRFMPECLCFIFKCADDYLNSPACQALVEPVEEFTFLNNVITPLYQYLRDQGYEISDGVYVRRERDHKNIIGYDDCNQLFWYPEGIDRIVLHDKSKLVDVPPAERYVKLKDVNWKKCFFKTYRESRSWFHLLVNFNRIWIIHLTMFWFYTSHNAPSILVGPKYEQQVNQSPSTAKSFSIVGFGGAIASLIQVLATLAEWAYVPRRWAGAQHLTKKLFFLIFILVLNIAPGIKVFFLEGIGGEKIDTAIGIVHFVIALITFIFFSIMPLGGLFGSYLSTKNRKYVASQTFTASWPTLRGNDMAMSYGLWAVVFGVKMGVSYIYLILSFRDPIRYLTIMNVDSCQGDKLLLGNQLCRWHPTIVLALMAFTDVIFFFLDTYLWYVLLNTVFSVARSFYIGSSILTPWRNVFSRLPKRVYSKILATTDMEIKYKPKVLISQVWNAIVISMYREHLLAIEHVQKLLYHQVPSEQEGKRTLRAPTFFISQEDHSFKTEYFPAYSEAERRISFFAQSLSTPIPEPLPVDNMPTFTVMIPHYSEKILLSLREIIREDEPYSRVTLLEYLKQLHPHEWDCFVKDTKILADETSQLNGETDKDEKNTAKTKIDDLPFYCIGFKSSAPEYTLRTRIWASLRFQTLYRTISGFMNYSRAIKLLYRVENPEVVQMFGGNTDKLERELERMARRKFKIVVSMQRFSKFKKEEMENAEFLLRAYPDLQIAYLDEEPPVAEGEEPRLYSVLIDGHSEVMENGMRRPKFRVQLSGNPILGDGKSDNQNHSIIFYRGEYIQLIDANQDNYLEECLKIRSVLAEFEEMKTDNVSPYTPGVKNDVASPVAILGAREYIFSENIGILGDIAAGKEQTFGTLFARTMAQIGGKLHYGHPDFLNGIFMTTRGGVSKAQKGLHLNEDIYAGMTALLRGGRIKQCEYFQCGKGRDLGFGSVLNFTTKIGTGMGEQFLSREYYYLGTQLPLDRFLSFYYAHPGFHLNNMFIMFSVQMFMITMVNLGALRHETIACDYNRNVPITDPLYPTGCANTDALTDWIYRCIVSILFVLFLSFIPLIVQELSERGIWRAFIRLMKQFCSLSLMFEVFVCQIYANSVQQNISFGGARYIGTGRGFATARIPFGVLYSRFAGPAIYFGARLLMMLLFATLTVWKGVLIYFWITLLALTISPFLYNPHQFAWTDFFIDYRDYLRWLSRGNSRSHASSWISYCRLSRTRLTGYKRKTLGDPSAKASADVPRAPFANIFFSEIFSPLMLAVVTILPYLFVNAQTGVTPENNPTSRNKIHPTQSLMRLLVIAFAPVAVNAGVLAAMFGMACCMGPLLSMCCKKFGSVLAAIAHATAVIFLLISFLGMFILESFNFTRTVAGMIAVISIQRFFVKLIVSTCLTREFKGDASNIAFWSGKWYSMGWHTISQPAREFLCKITELSMFSADFVLGHWLLFFMAPVILIPKVDMLHSMMLFWLRPSRQIRPPIYSMKQSKLRRRRVIRYAILYFTLLVVFIALVAGPAVVGKLMGESLSKTIEKMIPLEGLVQPNYLEHDNTKNSSVTGIKNPTYSGAALTMTGSKRVAASATGKIKLF